In Aquiflexum balticum DSM 16537, a single genomic region encodes these proteins:
- a CDS encoding aldehyde dehydrogenase family protein: MLSPNEEMIKQQIDAVFSAQKNQSLKLRNSTSLLRISLLKKMLEWIKLNQEDIRRAVHADFKKPYPEIDVSEIYVVTNEINHAIKHLEGWMKPKKVPTPITMLGSSSSIQYEPKGTSLIIAPWNYPFNLALGPLVSAIAAGCTAIIKPSELTPHTSALIRRLVEETFDKSVVAVFEGEVNVSQLLLSKPFDHIFFTGSPAVGKIIMKAASEHLSSITLELGGKSPAIVDSDANLSDAAEKIVYGKFLNCGQTCIAPDYVLVHESIKDNFLNQLKEKTEQMYNPGKKGIEQSKDYARIVNSKHLDRIKNLLADAELKGARTFYGGLINDSEKFIEPTIITGLTEDMDIIQEEIFGPILPVLGYADMEEAITYINLKPKPLALYVFSNDNNTIKRVFKETSSGGAVANDCAIHFLQNDLPFGGINNSGIGKSHGYYGFLAFSNEKAIMKQRVGMTATKPLYPPYGFAGKKIIEGLLKWF; this comes from the coding sequence ATGCTATCTCCAAATGAAGAAATGATCAAGCAACAGATTGATGCTGTCTTTTCTGCCCAAAAGAATCAATCTTTAAAATTACGAAACAGCACTTCTTTATTGAGGATATCCTTATTAAAGAAAATGCTTGAATGGATCAAATTAAATCAGGAAGACATCCGAAGGGCAGTCCATGCGGATTTCAAAAAACCATACCCTGAAATTGATGTCAGTGAAATATATGTGGTGACAAATGAAATCAATCACGCCATCAAACACTTGGAAGGCTGGATGAAACCCAAAAAAGTACCCACTCCCATTACTATGTTGGGGAGTAGCTCTTCTATCCAATATGAGCCCAAAGGCACTTCGCTCATTATTGCTCCTTGGAATTACCCTTTCAATTTAGCACTGGGACCATTGGTTTCGGCCATTGCTGCAGGTTGTACCGCAATCATCAAGCCTTCTGAATTGACCCCACATACTTCTGCTTTGATCAGAAGATTGGTAGAGGAGACTTTTGATAAAAGTGTAGTTGCTGTTTTCGAGGGAGAAGTCAATGTGTCCCAACTACTGCTTTCCAAACCATTTGACCATATTTTTTTTACCGGCAGCCCTGCTGTTGGTAAAATCATTATGAAAGCGGCTTCAGAACATCTGAGTTCTATCACCTTGGAACTTGGGGGAAAATCACCTGCCATTGTCGATTCAGATGCCAACCTCAGCGATGCAGCTGAAAAAATCGTCTATGGAAAATTTTTAAACTGCGGACAAACATGCATAGCTCCTGATTATGTTTTGGTACATGAATCGATCAAGGATAATTTCCTGAATCAATTGAAGGAAAAAACCGAACAGATGTATAACCCCGGAAAAAAAGGAATTGAACAATCCAAAGATTATGCGCGAATAGTAAACTCCAAACACCTTGACCGTATCAAAAACCTGCTTGCCGATGCTGAGTTGAAAGGAGCAAGGACTTTTTATGGTGGATTAATCAACGACAGTGAAAAATTCATTGAACCGACCATCATCACCGGTTTGACAGAAGATATGGATATCATTCAGGAGGAAATATTCGGACCTATACTCCCCGTTTTGGGATACGCTGATATGGAAGAAGCAATCACTTATATCAACCTTAAGCCAAAACCACTGGCTCTGTACGTTTTTTCCAATGATAATAACACCATCAAAAGGGTATTTAAAGAAACTTCTTCGGGCGGAGCAGTTGCAAATGATTGTGCCATTCACTTTCTCCAAAATGACCTGCCTTTTGGCGGCATCAACAACAGTGGGATAGGAAAATCACATGGATACTATGGCTTTTTGGCTTTCAGCAATGAAAAGGCAATTATGAAGCAAAGAGTTGGCATGACTGCTACAAAACCCCTTTATCCTCCTTATGGATTTGCCGGAAAAAAGATCATTGAAGGATTATTGAAGTGGTTCTGA
- a CDS encoding OmpA family protein, whose translation MKRLFYLILIIYSSCFINQNAFAQNRQLRYAEKQLEMENFQHAAEVFEQAYKSKPKYTTAKKAAETYQLIQNYEKAFEWWEIVVGSEEAERNDYYNYLVSAIKVGKSDQIDEILNTTSFEEYDFPEIDFDLLKKMSSQKPKVKLVPVEGLNSDGSDFGLHVNQKGLKYFSSDRGDIYSTEKKSIRLDAKNKLYSSEKSSFNDREFFSIYTSDTSGSSTKLTSDLSDALHISDPSLMESKSILFYTVFRDVNKIKGNRNYVIHPEIYFSKVTEEGNLIDSKSFPVNDFVNYGVQNPFVDEQSKRIYFASDKPGGTGGFDLYFVTYDENLNFGEPINLGSNVNTNQNESHPTISGNTLYFSSKGHSGLGGMDIFSAKIKGNGFENVKNLGVPYNSPRDDFGYFVSSEGKRYLSSDRTGGMGLDDIYSIEDLFKRLIARVIDCEDNLVTEDYNVSLNANDDLTMISTNRNEAGELLAELDIEKDFILNISKKGYFSISDSTLSTVGLEEDEVYREYRLSKVPYNLPVLVDIVYYDLDKSKIRNDAVPVLDKIAELMQKYDFLDLAVASHTDSRASDAYNKALSQRRADAVKEYLSKFNIPTNRIRIDWFGKENLTNDCGDGVPCPETKHQLNRRSELVLEAFTDTEKEYEFPRDLIGKDNCDITELMESIQREFNNIPTVYFDFDKSAIRTVHQRDLERVGIMLQKMKNLQLYISGHTDQRGNEDYNLKLAERRAKAVMEYLINKGIDSSRMQYEWFGKSRPINDCGSIPCTEEMHQQNRRTELQLKGGQ comes from the coding sequence ATGAAAAGACTATTTTATCTAATTCTCATTATATATTCATCTTGCTTTATTAACCAGAATGCCTTCGCCCAAAACAGGCAGTTGCGTTATGCAGAGAAGCAATTAGAAATGGAAAATTTCCAACATGCTGCAGAGGTTTTTGAGCAGGCATATAAAAGCAAGCCGAAATATACTACCGCCAAAAAAGCCGCAGAAACTTATCAGTTGATTCAGAATTATGAAAAGGCATTTGAATGGTGGGAGATTGTAGTAGGAAGTGAAGAAGCAGAACGAAACGATTACTATAATTATTTGGTCTCGGCCATCAAGGTTGGAAAGAGTGATCAAATAGATGAAATTTTAAATACCACATCATTTGAGGAGTATGATTTCCCTGAAATTGACTTTGACCTCCTGAAAAAGATGTCCTCCCAAAAACCCAAAGTCAAATTGGTGCCTGTGGAGGGTTTAAACAGTGATGGCTCAGATTTTGGACTGCATGTGAATCAAAAAGGGCTAAAATATTTTTCAAGTGATAGGGGCGATATTTATTCAACGGAAAAAAAGAGTATCAGACTGGATGCCAAAAACAAATTGTACAGCTCTGAGAAAAGCAGTTTCAATGACCGGGAGTTTTTCAGTATCTATACATCCGACACATCAGGTAGCAGTACCAAATTGACATCTGATCTTTCTGATGCTTTGCATATCAGTGACCCAAGTTTGATGGAAAGTAAGAGTATCCTGTTCTATACTGTTTTCAGGGATGTGAACAAGATCAAAGGGAATAGGAATTATGTGATTCACCCTGAAATCTATTTCAGTAAGGTTACTGAGGAAGGCAACCTGATCGATAGCAAATCTTTCCCTGTTAATGATTTTGTAAATTACGGCGTGCAAAATCCATTTGTTGATGAACAATCAAAAAGAATTTATTTTGCTTCTGATAAGCCTGGGGGAACGGGAGGTTTTGATCTTTATTTTGTCACTTATGATGAAAATTTAAATTTTGGAGAACCGATCAATTTGGGAAGTAATGTCAATACCAACCAAAATGAAAGTCATCCTACTATTTCAGGGAATACACTTTACTTTTCTTCAAAGGGCCATTCTGGATTGGGTGGTATGGATATTTTCAGTGCTAAAATCAAAGGGAACGGCTTTGAGAACGTAAAGAATTTGGGTGTACCCTACAATTCACCTAGAGATGACTTTGGATATTTTGTAAGTTCAGAAGGTAAAAGATACCTAAGTTCAGATCGAACAGGCGGAATGGGATTGGACGATATTTACTCCATTGAGGATTTATTCAAAAGGTTGATTGCCAGAGTAATTGATTGTGAGGACAACCTTGTTACTGAAGACTACAATGTCTCATTGAACGCAAATGATGACCTCACAATGATTTCAACAAATAGAAATGAAGCGGGAGAGCTTTTGGCTGAATTGGACATTGAAAAGGATTTCATATTGAATATCAGCAAAAAAGGGTATTTCAGTATTTCAGATAGTACATTAAGTACGGTTGGATTGGAAGAAGATGAAGTATACAGAGAATATAGGTTGTCAAAAGTTCCTTATAATCTTCCTGTACTTGTCGATATTGTTTATTACGATTTGGATAAGTCCAAAATAAGAAATGATGCAGTTCCGGTTTTGGATAAAATCGCAGAATTGATGCAAAAGTATGACTTTCTTGACTTGGCCGTAGCTTCTCATACCGACTCCAGAGCATCTGATGCCTATAACAAAGCATTGAGCCAAAGGCGGGCTGATGCAGTGAAAGAATATCTATCAAAGTTCAACATCCCAACGAATAGGATAAGAATTGATTGGTTTGGAAAAGAAAATCTGACGAATGACTGTGGGGATGGAGTTCCTTGCCCTGAAACCAAACATCAACTGAACAGAAGAAGCGAATTGGTTTTGGAAGCCTTTACGGATACCGAAAAAGAATATGAGTTTCCTAGGGATTTGATAGGGAAAGATAATTGCGACATCACCGAATTGATGGAATCCATACAAAGGGAATTCAACAATATCCCTACAGTTTACTTCGACTTTGATAAATCAGCTATACGCACTGTCCATCAAAGGGATCTGGAAAGGGTTGGAATTATGCTTCAGAAAATGAAAAACCTTCAATTGTATATTTCCGGGCATACTGACCAAAGAGGAAATGAGGACTATAACTTAAAGCTGGCGGAAAGGCGCGCAAAAGCTGTAATGGAATATCTTATCAATAAAGGAATAGATTCCTCAAGGATGCAGTATGAATGGTTTGGAAAATCACGGCCTATAAATGATTGCGGAAGCATACCCTGTACTGAGGAGATGCATCAGCAAAACAGAAGAACTGAATTACAGCTAAAAGGTGGTCAATGA
- a CDS encoding P1 family peptidase gives MNKHFLIIPAILFLFMTLNSLSAQQRARDLGIQIGVLPIGANNSITDVEGVLVGHYTKIEGESIRTGVTAILPHKGNLFQAKVPAAVFVGNGFGKLAGSTQIEELGNIESPIILTNTMSVAAGIQGIIDYTIHQTGNEQIQSVNAVVGETNDGYLNDIRGQHISKEHVLSAIESAKAGLVKEGNVGAGTGTVCFGFKGGIGTSSRKLPKTLGGYTIGVLVQTNFGGVLQIDGVPVGVELGKYSFMDHLASVDGSCMIIIATDAPISNRNLKRIAQRAMMGLAKTGGIASNGSGDYVIAFSTNEENRIRHQEKPLTLEENRFLRNDDLSPLFLATIEATEEAIINSLFAAEDMSGKDGKNVKALPKNEVLEIMGRYNKIVR, from the coding sequence ATGAACAAACATTTCCTTATAATACCTGCCATATTATTTCTATTTATGACTTTAAACTCATTAAGCGCCCAACAAAGGGCTCGGGATTTAGGAATTCAAATTGGAGTCCTACCTATTGGAGCCAATAATTCCATTACAGATGTGGAAGGCGTTTTAGTCGGTCATTATACCAAAATTGAGGGAGAATCAATCAGGACAGGAGTAACCGCAATCCTTCCGCACAAAGGAAACTTATTTCAGGCAAAAGTTCCTGCTGCCGTTTTTGTAGGAAATGGTTTCGGTAAATTGGCCGGGAGTACTCAGATCGAAGAATTGGGGAATATAGAGAGTCCTATAATCCTGACCAACACCATGAGTGTAGCTGCGGGCATACAGGGGATAATCGATTATACCATCCATCAAACGGGAAATGAACAGATTCAATCAGTCAATGCAGTGGTCGGCGAAACAAATGACGGTTATCTCAATGATATCCGTGGGCAGCATATCAGCAAAGAGCATGTTCTATCTGCTATTGAATCCGCTAAAGCAGGTTTGGTTAAAGAAGGAAATGTAGGTGCCGGCACAGGTACCGTGTGTTTTGGGTTCAAAGGCGGAATAGGGACATCCTCCAGAAAACTTCCCAAAACATTGGGCGGTTATACAATAGGTGTGCTGGTCCAAACCAATTTCGGAGGAGTCCTGCAAATCGATGGAGTGCCCGTGGGCGTTGAATTAGGAAAATACAGCTTCATGGATCACCTGGCATCAGTCGATGGATCCTGCATGATCATTATTGCAACAGATGCTCCTATCAGTAATAGAAACTTAAAAAGAATAGCACAAAGGGCGATGATGGGCTTGGCTAAAACTGGTGGCATTGCCTCTAATGGATCCGGAGATTATGTTATTGCTTTTTCCACAAACGAAGAAAACAGAATCAGACATCAGGAAAAACCGCTGACTCTTGAAGAAAACAGATTTCTTAGAAATGATGATTTGAGCCCTCTTTTTTTGGCTACGATCGAAGCCACTGAAGAGGCCATCATCAATTCATTGTTTGCTGCGGAGGATATGTCCGGAAAAGACGGAAAAAATGTCAAAGCTTTGCCCAAAAATGAAGTCCTGGAAATAATGGGACGGTATAACAAAATTGTCAGATAA
- a CDS encoding PorP/SprF family type IX secretion system membrane protein, which yields MKRNLNLIGICLMVAFLASGQAMGQQLPQFSQYIFNGLHINPGYAGYKNQGYIQSTYRNQWMDFPGAPRTFTVTADLSANEGMMGFGASVLSDQMGPTRTTTGLLTYAYRIQTGQESFLGLGVSAGVSEYQIDGDLLDPLDGDDVEIPGGINNLFSPNMNVGLFFHNSKFYAGLSSFNMIGRRSLEREDIALSFHDLHFFLTAGMMVPITDNIQFKPSFLIKEVKGAPTNLDLNGMVLFMERLWVGASYRSNLHVWNDNLDSDLSRRNAVAFIFEVFATKNLRIGYAYDQNLNVLQNNRNNSHEFSVGYYLSPRKVTMKNPRWF from the coding sequence ATGAAAAGGAATTTAAATCTAATTGGAATTTGTTTGATGGTCGCCTTCTTGGCCTCCGGTCAGGCAATGGGGCAGCAGCTGCCCCAATTCAGCCAATACATTTTCAACGGATTACATATCAACCCAGGATATGCTGGCTATAAGAATCAGGGCTATATCCAAAGTACTTACAGGAATCAATGGATGGATTTTCCTGGAGCTCCAAGAACATTTACAGTAACTGCGGACCTCAGTGCCAATGAGGGAATGATGGGCTTTGGTGCTTCTGTATTGTCGGACCAGATGGGACCAACAAGGACTACAACAGGATTGCTTACCTATGCCTATAGGATTCAGACAGGTCAAGAGTCATTTCTTGGATTGGGCGTAAGTGCCGGGGTTTCAGAATATCAGATTGATGGAGATCTTTTGGATCCCTTGGATGGAGACGATGTAGAAATCCCCGGTGGAATCAATAATTTGTTCAGCCCTAATATGAATGTCGGACTGTTTTTCCACAACAGCAAGTTTTATGCTGGATTAAGCAGCTTCAATATGATAGGTAGAAGATCCCTGGAACGTGAAGATATTGCTCTTTCTTTCCATGACCTACATTTCTTTTTAACCGCAGGAATGATGGTTCCGATCACTGATAACATTCAATTCAAACCTTCTTTTCTTATAAAAGAAGTAAAAGGAGCACCTACAAATCTAGACTTAAACGGAATGGTCTTGTTTATGGAAAGACTGTGGGTAGGGGCATCTTATAGATCCAACCTCCATGTTTGGAACGATAACCTTGATAGTGATTTGAGCCGCAGGAATGCCGTGGCCTTTATTTTTGAAGTTTTCGCAACTAAAAATCTGAGAATCGGCTATGCTTATGATCAAAATCTGAATGTACTTCAGAACAACAGGAACAACTCCCATGAATTTTCTGTGGGCTACTATCTATCTCCCAGAAAAGTTACAATGAAAAATCCCAGGTGGTTCTGA
- a CDS encoding DUF7507 domain-containing protein has product MKMLQINFPHALFMNNVFLVIFIMFLGTVSFAQNDNRVPFSHRVGNPAPQNNIFKIRGDFAIIGNTNLTLVDSTKINNSLNEMKYVDIDGDESTLNSSAATLVFSQENGADPNCSEIIYAGLYWSGRAKPRVGLEFDVITSSEPGNQVESVSNQEQLVYHLDDVNFSTYSMSISRAGSENNRFPRFNFISNAGGDSFAFEFRNLETNPGRYRIGNGSWITLSNQVVETVGNVSILTFDPVEIIDGNMKLTFDRIQRNNVTNGITDLYRNNLNNINLIADGEYTPDIVTTVRFDKRKVKIKGPSSSEYSVVTATNNNIIYPFNDLEDMYVGYVDVTQYVKENGIGEYTVADIALTEGNGGPVGYYGHWGIIVVYENSKMNWRDVTVFDGYSFVLSPDGFSPTSGELKIEGFNAVQNGPVNLKLGVMGGEGERGLSGDFLEMRNAANSDWVRLRHPLNSTNNFFNSSIYTPVRDNGGNLVANPRNPELLNNTGIDIAMWDVPNPNNEIIANGQTSTTFRYGSRSDIYNIYAIAFSVDSYVPEIQGFKEIVSINGQPATENPTIRPGEEIAYSLEIKNLGTEGIVDGKIIIPIPFTTTFVSADFEAFFTPTNSKAPYFDPNLGATGSVVWEIGDLPLMVDINELLARLSLTLKVTEDCFILSAPQCFPFISLTGSMSGKGQISQTEFSGIPFTQGFLEGDCLGEPIKEPLVVNIVGVEEFVQQNCGDFDLFNEFFFCNINPEEGIAVSEIKDSFPVGIKFYDGTDVTKATEFTPENPFPAVSGTYYAIPENSSDCVFEFNIEVSIVITNPASSGSDKFDFCLGDEIPNFNTIVLPSNFEEDGQYTVFFYADEQGGSPELGFEIDGSVTGTYVFWVAEGLTSECVGPRLPVTVTVNNCGLEFEKTGTSVDVDGNGFINAGDKITYTFTVKNIGDVTLTNVTIDDPKVTVIGGPLESLEPGESDSTTFSAEYILTQADIDFGSFTNTATAAGDFKGNEVNATDEDVQIFPLIGNLSVEKTAVEESFSAVDDVVNYIIKVTNTGNIELFNILVTDPLTGFEATIPSLMPGEVATFETAYVIQLNDVLAGAVENVVFVTSEDSNGDPINVEDSETVGAILKVIIANDDEFGEFPASYGGILGNILGNDLLNGSPVNFEEVNFEFIELDGVIGLLTNEEGELSLLPGVNEAREYTLKYILRESLNPTNTDEAFVTFRLLESDVSLAVTKTSNNIEIFEGDEFEYEIVVTNLGETDATEVEVIDELPNSVTYVNSRFTASVSGITVNTQVTGSRVQFNIPLLPAGANVVLVIRVKANALTGDNPISITNRVSVTSAETDVNLDDNEADDQNQINPFFIPNVITPNGDGKNDRFVIKGLQKFSRTEIVIFNRYGDHVYENQQYENDWSAQGQVAGTYFYVLKGTDTEGRIHEFKGWIQVIKN; this is encoded by the coding sequence ATGAAAATGCTACAGATCAATTTCCCGCACGCCCTTTTTATGAATAATGTCTTTTTAGTAATATTCATAATGTTTTTAGGTACGGTTTCCTTTGCCCAAAATGATAATAGGGTGCCATTTTCCCATAGAGTAGGAAATCCTGCCCCTCAAAATAATATTTTTAAAATCAGAGGTGATTTTGCGATTATCGGAAATACCAATCTTACTCTGGTTGATTCTACCAAAATAAATAACTCTCTCAATGAAATGAAATATGTGGATATTGACGGAGATGAATCAACGCTGAATTCATCTGCTGCCACATTGGTTTTTTCTCAGGAGAATGGTGCTGACCCTAACTGTTCGGAAATCATTTATGCAGGATTATATTGGTCGGGTAGGGCTAAGCCTAGAGTAGGTTTGGAATTTGATGTAATCACCAGTTCTGAACCAGGAAATCAGGTAGAAAGTGTTTCCAACCAAGAGCAGTTGGTTTATCATTTGGACGATGTGAACTTCAGCACTTATTCCATGTCCATTTCAAGAGCTGGTTCTGAAAACAACAGATTTCCAAGGTTCAATTTTATTTCCAATGCCGGCGGAGATTCTTTTGCTTTTGAATTCAGAAACCTGGAGACAAACCCGGGAAGATATAGGATTGGCAACGGTTCTTGGATTACCCTCAGCAATCAGGTAGTCGAAACAGTGGGAAATGTTTCCATTCTGACATTTGATCCTGTAGAAATCATTGATGGTAACATGAAGCTGACCTTTGACAGGATACAAAGGAACAATGTAACCAATGGAATAACAGACTTATACAGGAATAATTTGAACAATATCAACCTTATTGCTGATGGTGAATACACTCCGGACATTGTTACTACTGTAAGATTTGATAAGAGAAAAGTAAAGATAAAAGGCCCATCATCATCAGAATATTCAGTAGTCACTGCTACCAACAACAATATCATCTATCCATTTAATGATTTGGAAGATATGTATGTAGGTTATGTAGATGTAACCCAATATGTCAAAGAAAATGGTATTGGAGAGTATACTGTAGCGGATATTGCACTTACTGAAGGAAATGGTGGTCCTGTGGGATATTATGGTCATTGGGGAATAATTGTGGTTTACGAAAATTCCAAAATGAATTGGAGAGATGTAACAGTTTTTGATGGTTATTCCTTTGTTCTTTCTCCTGATGGATTCAGCCCGACAAGCGGAGAATTGAAAATTGAAGGATTCAATGCTGTTCAAAATGGACCTGTAAACCTCAAGTTGGGTGTTATGGGAGGCGAAGGCGAGAGGGGTTTAAGCGGTGATTTCCTTGAAATGAGAAATGCAGCTAATTCTGATTGGGTAAGGCTACGACATCCTTTGAATAGTACAAATAACTTTTTCAATTCATCCATTTATACACCTGTAAGGGATAATGGAGGAAATTTGGTAGCCAATCCCCGAAATCCGGAACTTTTGAATAATACTGGAATTGACATTGCTATGTGGGATGTGCCAAACCCAAATAATGAAATAATTGCCAATGGCCAGACTTCCACTACTTTTAGATACGGTTCAAGGAGTGATATTTATAATATCTATGCTATTGCCTTTTCAGTAGATTCCTATGTCCCCGAAATCCAAGGATTCAAGGAAATTGTTTCTATCAACGGACAACCGGCAACAGAAAATCCGACTATAAGGCCTGGTGAGGAAATAGCCTATTCTTTGGAAATTAAAAATTTGGGTACTGAAGGAATCGTAGATGGAAAAATTATTATTCCCATTCCATTTACAACGACTTTTGTGAGTGCAGATTTTGAAGCCTTTTTTACTCCAACCAATTCTAAAGCACCTTATTTTGACCCGAATTTAGGAGCAACAGGTTCAGTAGTTTGGGAAATTGGTGACCTGCCACTTATGGTGGACATCAATGAACTTTTGGCTAGACTTTCACTGACATTAAAAGTAACTGAAGATTGTTTCATTTTATCAGCACCTCAGTGTTTTCCCTTCATTTCTTTAACAGGTAGCATGTCCGGCAAGGGTCAAATATCCCAAACCGAATTCAGTGGGATACCATTTACACAAGGTTTCTTAGAGGGTGATTGTTTGGGAGAGCCAATAAAAGAGCCCTTGGTAGTAAATATTGTTGGAGTAGAGGAGTTTGTTCAGCAGAATTGTGGTGACTTTGATCTTTTCAATGAATTCTTTTTCTGTAACATCAATCCTGAAGAAGGCATTGCTGTTTCTGAAATAAAAGATTCTTTCCCAGTTGGAATAAAATTTTATGATGGTACGGATGTCACCAAAGCCACAGAATTTACGCCAGAAAATCCATTCCCTGCTGTAAGTGGAACCTACTATGCTATCCCGGAAAATTCAAGTGATTGTGTATTTGAATTCAATATCGAAGTATCTATTGTTATTACCAATCCTGCTTCCTCAGGTTCTGATAAGTTTGATTTTTGTCTTGGTGATGAAATCCCGAACTTCAATACAATAGTACTGCCCTCCAATTTCGAGGAGGATGGCCAATATACCGTATTCTTCTATGCTGATGAGCAGGGAGGTTCTCCAGAACTGGGATTTGAAATCGATGGATCTGTTACGGGTACATATGTATTCTGGGTGGCTGAAGGTTTGACTTCTGAATGTGTGGGTCCAAGATTACCGGTGACTGTAACAGTCAATAATTGTGGTCTGGAGTTTGAAAAGACCGGTACATCAGTGGATGTCGATGGTAATGGGTTCATCAATGCCGGAGATAAAATCACTTATACATTTACAGTAAAGAATATTGGAGATGTAACGCTTACCAATGTCACCATTGATGATCCTAAAGTAACCGTAATAGGAGGTCCTCTTGAATCGCTTGAGCCAGGGGAGTCTGATAGCACTACTTTTTCAGCAGAATACATTCTTACCCAAGCGGATATTGATTTCGGTTCTTTTACTAATACAGCTACAGCAGCAGGTGATTTTAAAGGCAATGAAGTAAATGCCACTGATGAAGATGTACAGATATTTCCTCTTATTGGGAATTTATCAGTAGAAAAAACTGCCGTAGAGGAATCCTTCTCCGCAGTCGACGATGTTGTCAATTACATCATTAAAGTCACTAATACAGGAAATATTGAACTCTTTAATATTCTTGTAACAGACCCTTTGACAGGTTTTGAAGCCACTATTCCGAGTTTGATGCCTGGAGAGGTAGCCACTTTTGAGACTGCCTATGTCATTCAATTAAATGATGTATTGGCTGGGGCAGTTGAAAATGTAGTATTTGTAACTTCGGAAGACTCTAATGGAGATCCTATAAATGTTGAAGATTCAGAGACAGTTGGTGCCATCTTAAAAGTCATCATAGCAAACGATGATGAATTTGGCGAGTTCCCTGCAAGTTATGGAGGCATACTTGGCAATATTTTGGGAAATGATCTTTTAAACGGAAGCCCGGTCAATTTTGAGGAGGTAAACTTTGAATTTATCGAGCTGGACGGGGTAATTGGGCTACTTACCAATGAAGAAGGTGAACTGAGTTTGTTGCCTGGAGTCAATGAAGCCAGAGAATATACTTTGAAGTATATTTTAAGAGAAAGTTTAAATCCGACAAATACAGACGAAGCATTTGTAACCTTTAGACTCTTAGAATCAGACGTCAGTCTAGCTGTCACCAAAACCTCCAATAATATTGAGATTTTTGAAGGAGATGAGTTTGAATATGAAATTGTGGTCACTAATCTCGGTGAAACGGATGCTACTGAAGTAGAAGTCATTGATGAACTGCCAAACTCAGTTACCTATGTGAATTCAAGATTTACAGCAAGTGTATCCGGCATTACTGTGAATACACAGGTCACTGGGTCGAGAGTCCAATTCAATATTCCCTTGTTACCTGCAGGAGCTAATGTGGTATTAGTCATCAGAGTAAAGGCCAATGCCCTCACCGGGGATAATCCAATAAGTATAACCAATCGAGTATCTGTTACCTCTGCTGAGACGGATGTCAATCTGGATGACAATGAGGCTGATGACCAAAACCAGATCAATCCATTCTTTATTCCAAATGTAATTACACCTAATGGTGACGGTAAAAATGACAGGTTTGTGATCAAAGGATTGCAGAAATTCAGCAGGACCGAAATAGTAATATTCAACAGATATGGAGATCATGTGTATGAAAATCAGCAATATGAAAATGATTGGAGTGCCCAAGGTCAGGTAGCAGGAACTTATTTCTATGTATTGAAAGGTACAGATACAGAAGGAAGGATCCATGAATTCAAGGGATGGATACAGGTCATCAAAAATTAA